The following are encoded together in the Marinitoga litoralis genome:
- a CDS encoding Rqc2 family fibronectin-binding protein produces MPIDGLFLNKSIREAKKFEGQKIRNIYQPVNDEVLLQLQNGFLLFVLKNPSYLISLDEKPNMPDTPQNFSMFLRKRIKNAKINKIEQLGLDRLGYIDLSVIDETFELKNFKLYFELMGRNSNILLVDEKNKILDALKKGITSNRSIMPGAEYFPFYNTEYINVLEHEKVDFDTIKQLMGFSKISKILFFDYLDKYDYFSFISEFLDNNNVYIFDYNGKKEILSFRPVNYEYETFNSPSKGLLNFFEINSINSRFTELKKKLEKTVIKEIEKYEKLYKKLKKEENELKDIPILEKQGRLLQAYLYQFKEKTDHIIVYDWETEENVQIKLNPLKTPNENLQIIFKKVQKLKSKSEHLKERLKITKEMIDYLYQLWQSIDLAEDIETLQEIKEEMINERLITEKSSKKKMKRKESNPYEFYYNGFKILVGKNNIQNDKITREADRDDIWLHAQGIPGAHVIIKSNKQEVPEDVLLFAASLAAKYSKGRYSSKVSIDYTQKKHVWKPKGAKPGMILYNNFKTLYVEPAK; encoded by the coding sequence ATGCCTATTGATGGATTATTTTTAAATAAATCAATTAGAGAAGCAAAAAAGTTTGAAGGTCAAAAAATTAGAAATATATATCAACCAGTAAATGATGAAGTATTACTGCAATTACAAAATGGATTTTTACTTTTTGTATTAAAAAATCCATCATATTTGATTTCTTTAGATGAAAAACCAAATATGCCAGATACTCCACAAAATTTTTCTATGTTTTTAAGAAAAAGAATTAAAAATGCAAAGATAAATAAGATAGAACAATTAGGATTAGATAGACTTGGCTATATAGATTTATCTGTTATCGACGAGACATTTGAACTAAAAAATTTCAAATTATATTTTGAATTAATGGGAAGAAATTCTAATATTCTTTTAGTCGATGAAAAGAATAAAATATTAGATGCATTAAAAAAAGGTATAACTTCTAATAGAAGTATTATGCCTGGTGCAGAGTATTTCCCATTTTATAATACTGAATATATAAATGTATTAGAACATGAAAAGGTTGATTTTGATACAATAAAACAATTAATGGGCTTTTCGAAAATTAGTAAAATTTTGTTTTTTGATTATTTGGATAAATATGATTATTTCTCTTTTATATCAGAATTTTTAGATAATAATAATGTATACATTTTTGATTATAATGGGAAAAAAGAAATACTTTCATTTAGACCAGTTAATTATGAATATGAAACTTTCAATTCACCATCTAAAGGATTACTAAATTTCTTTGAAATTAACAGTATTAATTCTAGATTTACTGAGTTAAAAAAGAAATTAGAAAAAACGGTAATTAAAGAAATTGAGAAATATGAAAAGTTGTATAAAAAACTAAAAAAGGAAGAAAACGAATTAAAAGATATTCCTATTTTAGAAAAACAAGGAAGATTATTACAAGCGTATTTATATCAATTTAAAGAAAAAACTGATCACATTATTGTATATGATTGGGAAACTGAAGAAAATGTACAAATTAAATTAAATCCTCTAAAAACACCTAATGAAAATTTACAAATTATATTTAAAAAAGTACAAAAACTTAAATCGAAATCAGAGCATTTAAAAGAAAGATTGAAAATAACAAAAGAAATGATTGATTATTTATATCAATTATGGCAAAGCATAGATTTAGCAGAGGATATTGAAACATTGCAAGAAATAAAAGAAGAGATGATTAATGAAAGACTAATTACCGAAAAATCGTCAAAAAAGAAAATGAAAAGAAAAGAGTCGAACCCATATGAATTTTATTATAATGGATTTAAAATTTTAGTAGGAAAAAATAATATACAAAATGATAAGATTACAAGAGAAGCAGATAGAGACGATATTTGGTTACATGCTCAAGGCATTCCAGGTGCACATGTAATTATTAAATCAAATAAGCAGGAAGTTCCTGAAGATGTTTTGTTATTTGCTGCATCTTTAGCCGCAAAATATTCAAAGGGAAGATATTCTTCAAAGGTTTCTATTGATTATACACAAAAGAAACATGTCTGGAAACCTAAAGGTGCAAAACCTGGCATGATTCTTTATAATAATTTTAAGACGCTATACGTTGAGCCTGCAAAATAA
- a CDS encoding N-acetylmuramoyl-L-alanine amidase family protein, which yields MKKHISILLFFLLIISLFSKEVYLQWKKVDNNYYIEKNGTVFLNVSSLERLDYNILGMSENMFIIKFDDTWSAVVFPKSKIAIINSSESIILSSNDFIYQNNTYYINVKTLANLANLEYIENSKGYYLNYKLAKLKTIDGFLMNDKLRVIMEFSTHPDKYEIYSLTSVPGYLIKIYGVEIPEVSFSKDFNNRFLSRIKAMQHSTKEIWVTIILGGEPKKYTEILENGRIIIDIEMTEDFTKPVVVLDPGHGAYDPGTLGFLGTKEKDVALKVALKTKELLKGKNINIYLTRDIDKFVELYDRAKISNDLHADLFISIHLNSYLENRSTRGSEIYYFSFSDDAYARKIARKENIDSEDVIESRVIEKKNSIPESKEIAEILKKHIKDNKIPFRSIKAAEFAVLAYTKCPAVLFELEFLSNPIVEMNFKSGVYIDLFAKIIADSILEYFGIK from the coding sequence ATGAAAAAGCATATATCAATATTATTATTTTTTCTTTTAATAATATCATTGTTTTCTAAAGAAGTATATTTACAATGGAAAAAAGTTGATAATAATTATTACATTGAGAAAAACGGTACAGTTTTTCTCAATGTTTCTTCTTTAGAAAGATTAGATTATAATATTTTAGGCATGTCAGAAAACATGTTTATCATAAAATTTGATGATACATGGTCTGCTGTAGTGTTCCCAAAATCAAAAATTGCTATTATTAATTCATCAGAAAGTATTATATTATCATCAAATGATTTTATTTATCAAAACAATACGTATTATATAAACGTAAAAACATTAGCAAATCTTGCTAATTTAGAGTATATAGAAAATTCTAAAGGATATTATTTAAATTATAAGCTTGCAAAATTAAAAACCATAGATGGATTTTTAATGAATGATAAGCTTAGGGTAATAATGGAATTTTCTACACATCCCGATAAATATGAGATATATTCTTTAACCTCCGTACCTGGCTATCTTATTAAAATTTATGGAGTAGAAATTCCAGAAGTATCTTTTTCAAAGGATTTTAATAATAGATTTTTAAGTAGAATAAAAGCTATGCAACATTCTACAAAAGAAATATGGGTAACAATAATATTAGGTGGAGAACCTAAAAAATATACAGAAATATTAGAGAATGGTAGGATTATAATTGACATTGAAATGACAGAAGATTTTACTAAACCAGTTGTGGTTTTAGATCCTGGTCATGGTGCCTATGACCCTGGTACACTAGGATTCCTAGGAACAAAAGAAAAAGATGTTGCATTAAAAGTAGCATTAAAAACAAAGGAATTATTAAAAGGTAAAAATATAAATATATATTTAACTAGAGATATAGATAAATTTGTAGAATTATATGATAGGGCAAAAATATCAAATGATTTACACGCAGATTTATTTATTAGTATTCATTTAAACTCATATTTAGAAAATAGAAGTACTAGAGGTTCTGAAATATATTATTTTTCATTTTCAGATGATGCGTATGCAAGAAAAATAGCAAGAAAAGAAAATATAGATAGCGAAGATGTAATAGAATCTAGGGTAATAGAAAAGAAAAATTCAATTCCAGAAAGTAAAGAAATTGCAGAAATATTAAAAAAACATATAAAAGATAATAAGATACCATTTAGATCAATAAAAGCTGCAGAATTTGCTGTTTTAGCATATACAAAATGCCCAGCAGTTTTATTTGAATTAGAATTTTTATCAAATCCTATAGTTGAAATGAATTTTAAATCTGGTGTATATATAGATTTATTTGCGAAAATAATTGCAGATTCTATTTTAGAATATTTTGGTATAAAATAA